A single window of Nicotiana sylvestris chromosome 3, ASM39365v2, whole genome shotgun sequence DNA harbors:
- the LOC104211424 gene encoding calcium-dependent protein kinase 7-like, which translates to MGNCCAVPSTTDIDEQKRGKNKPNPFSTHNHGNGGYNSYVLENPTGHDIETTYELGRELGRGEFGVTYLCTEKATGEFYACKSISKKKLRTRIDIEDVRREVEIMKNLPQHPNIVTLKDTYEDDIAVHLVMELCEGGELFDRIVARGHYTERAAAAVTRTIVEVIQMCHKHGVMHRDLKPENFLFGNKKETAPLKAIDFGLSVFFKPGERFNEIVGSPYYMAPEVLKRNYGPEVDVWSAGVILYILLCGVPPFWAETEQGVAQAIIRSVVDFRRDPWPKVSDNAKDLVKKMLNPDPSKRLTAQEVLDHPWIQNAKKAPNVSLGETVKARLKQFSMMNKLKKRALRVIAEHLSVEEVAGIKEGFKLMDIGNKGKIDMNELKVGLQKLGHQVPDTDVQILMDAGDVDKDGYLDYGEFVAISVHLRKMGNDEHLEKAFEFFDKNQTGYIEIDELREALSDEIETNSEEVISTIMQDVDTDKDGRISFEEFTAMMKAGTDWRKASRQYSRERYNSLSLKLMSDGSLKGNNESR; encoded by the exons atgggaaattgttGTGCAGTACCAAGTACTACTGATATAGATGagcaaaaaaggggaaaaaataaGCCAAATCCATTTTCTACACATAATCATGGAAATGGTGGGTACAACTCCTATGTATTGGAAAATCCAACAGGTCATGATATTGAGACCACATATGAACTAGGACGTGAGCTTGGCAGAGGTGAATTTGGGGTTACATATTTATGTACTGAGAAAGCTACAGGTGAATTTTATGCTTGTAAATCAATATCCAAGAAGAAGCTAAGGACTAGAATAGATATTGAGGATGTAAGGAGAGAGGTCGAGATTATGAAGAATTTGCCTCAGCATCCTAATATTGTTACCTTAAAGGATACTTATGAGGATGATATTGCAGTTCATTTAGTGATGGAGTTGTGTGAGGGTGGTGAGCTCTTTGATCGGATTGTCGCGAGGGGGCATTATACTGAGAGGGCTGCTGCAGCTGTGACTCGTACTATTGTCGAAGTAATTCAG ATGTGCCATAAGCATGGCGTCATGCATCGGGATCTCAAACCTGAAAATTTCTTGTTTGGAAACAAGAAGGAAACAGCACCATTGAAGGCAATTGATTTTGGGCTCTCAGTATTCTTTAAGCCTG GAGAGAGATTTAATGAGATTGTGGGAAGTCCCTATTACATGGCTCCTGAGGTGTTGAAGAGAAACTATGGTCCAGAAGTAGATGTATGGAGTGCTGGAGTCATTCTTTACATCTTGCTATGTGGTGTCCCACCCTTTTGGGCAG AAACTGAACAAGGAGTTGCTCAAGCGATCATTCGATCTGTTGTGGATTTTAGAAGAGATCCTTGGCCAAAGGTCTCTGATAATGCAAAAGACCTTGTGAAGAAGATGCTCAACCCTGACCCGAGCAAGAGGCTTACTGCTCAGGAAGTGCTAG ACCATCCTTGGATACAAAATGCTAAAAAGGCGCCAAATGTTTCTCTTGGTGAAACAGTGAAAGCAAGGCTCAAGCAATTTTCTATGATGAACAAGCTAAAGAAAAGAGCTTTAAGG GTTATTGCTGAGCATTTGTCTGTGGAGGAGGTGGCTGGAATAAAGGAGGGATTCAAATTGATGGACATAGGAAACAAAGGGAAGATTgacatgaatgagttgaaagttGGATTACAGAAGCTCGGACATCAAGTCCCTGATACTGACGTACAAATTCTAATGGATGCT GGCGATGTTGATAAAGATGGATATCTGGACTATGGGGAGTTCGTGGCAATCTCCGTCCACCTTAGGAAGATGGGCAATGATGAGCACTTGGAGAAGGCATTTGAATTTTTTGATAAGAACCAAACTGGATATATAGAGATTGACGAGTTAAGGGAGGCATTATCTGACGAGATTGAAACCAACAGTGAAGAAGTTATTAGTACAATTATGCAAGACGTGGACACGGACAAG GACGGACGCATCAGTTTTGAGGAGTTCACTGCGATGATGAAGGCTGGTACAGATTGGAGAAAGGCATCACGACAGTATTCACGAGAAAGATATAATAGTCTCAGCTTGAAATTGATGAGCGATGGATCCTTAAAAGGGAACAACGAGAGTAGATAG